TTTATGATGTATACCATTTTATCTGTCTCCTTTTTTGCTGACACCTTTTCCCTATCAACATCTTGTGTTTTCGGGCGTCAAATAACTTTTTTATCACTATATCTTGTATCCATGAGTATAGCACGCGTCCTGTGGAAAGTCAAATCCCCCAAGCAGAGTGCCAGACTATGTTCAGACTTTTACCGTGTCACATCCTTCAGCCATTTATAGGAACGGTACCTCTTAAACGCCGGCAGAAATTTCACCGCCTCATCACACGTGATCAGGGCATAGACTGCGGGAACCGGTAATTTCAGGATAAACGCCGCTACGGCCCCCAGTATGATGGAGCAGCCCCAGAGTCCCCAGACATCCAGTATCAGTCCGATCCTTGTATCGCCGCCGGACCGGAGGATACCCACGATCAGTGTGCAGGAAACGCTCTGGATCACGCAGAAATATGACATGATAAACATCATGTATCCCAGATATTCCCTTGCCTCGCCAGTCAGCACCAGAAACGCATCCGCCACAGGCCGGACCGCAAAAAAGATAAAGAGTCCCCCGGCAATCCCGACGATCAGCGAAAGCTTCATGAACCGGGAAGCATATACCTTTGCAAGATCCCTGCGGCCCTCTCCGATCGTCTTGCCCAGGATAATGGCAGCTGCCCCCGACACCCCGAGAGACACGACCATCGCCAGCTGTCTGCTCGTCTGTGCCACTGAGTGTGCCGCTACCGCGGCGCCCCCCAGATGTCCCATGACAGCGCTGATCATCGCCATTCCGGACCCCCATATCAGCTCATTTGCCGCAACAGGCATCGCATAGCGTACAAAGTCCCGCCTGAGTCCCCCGTCCCTGACAAAGATATCACGTATCCGGACGTTCAGCACATCGTTGTACTTTCTGTCATACAGCACAATGATGACCAGTTCTATGCAGCGTGCTGTCAGCGTACCGATCGCCGCACCTGCAGTCCCGAGTTTTGGGGCTCCCAGCAGCCCGAAGATAAAAATGGCATTGACGATGACATTGACCAGCAGAGACACCGCATAGGTAACCATGCCCACGAGGACACGCTCCACACTTCGCATCAGATTCAGATAAACCATATTGACAGACATCAGCAGATAGGAGAATCCTACAATCCTCAGATAACGGATTCCTTCCGCTATGATGATATCTTCCTTCGTAAAAATGAGCATCAGCCTTCCGGGTATAAAAATCGCGGCCGCACCAAACAGCAGGCCTACGATGATCGCAAAGCGGAAAGACATCCCCATCACCTTTTCTATGGTACGGGTATCCTTTCTTCCCCAGTACTGTGCCGTCAGCACAGCTGCCCCCGAAGTGAGTCCGAACATCAGCAGGTTGAGTATGAAACTGATCTGGTTTGCAAGAGACGCCGCCGAAAGCGCCGTCTCTCCAACTCTCCCCAGCATAATAACGTCGGCCGCAGTCACACCGACGTTGATCAGGTTCTGAACCGCCATCGGCAGAACCAGGGAAAACACCATTTTATAAAATTGTTTTTTCTCCATCACAGTAATTCTTTCAGGATCTGATTGACCATAGCCGGATTTGCTTTTCCTTTCATGGCCTTCATCGTCTGCCCCACGAGGAAGCCGACCGCCTTCTCCTTTCCATTGTGGTAATCTTCCACAGACTGTGGATTTGCAGCAATGACTTCTTCTATCGTACTGCGGAGCGCACCCTCGTCGTGGACCGTTTTCAGACCCTTCTCCTCTACATACGCATCC
The Ruminococcus gauvreauii genome window above contains:
- a CDS encoding MATE family efflux transporter, producing MEKKQFYKMVFSLVLPMAVQNLINVGVTAADVIMLGRVGETALSAASLANQISFILNLLMFGLTSGAAVLTAQYWGRKDTRTIEKVMGMSFRFAIIVGLLFGAAAIFIPGRLMLIFTKEDIIIAEGIRYLRIVGFSYLLMSVNMVYLNLMRSVERVLVGMVTYAVSLLVNVIVNAIFIFGLLGAPKLGTAGAAIGTLTARCIELVIIVLYDRKYNDVLNVRIRDIFVRDGGLRRDFVRYAMPVAANELIWGSGMAMISAVMGHLGGAAVAAHSVAQTSRQLAMVVSLGVSGAAAIILGKTIGEGRRDLAKVYASRFMKLSLIVGIAGGLFIFFAVRPVADAFLVLTGEAREYLGYMMFIMSYFCVIQSVSCTLIVGILRSGGDTRIGLILDVWGLWGCSIILGAVAAFILKLPVPAVYALITCDEAVKFLPAFKRYRSYKWLKDVTR